Proteins found in one Drosophila busckii strain San Diego stock center, stock number 13000-0081.31 chromosome 2R, ASM1175060v1, whole genome shotgun sequence genomic segment:
- the LOC108597124 gene encoding uncharacterized protein LOC108597124, with protein MLSLINGIYSKIRSDAAGNNSVKFVLPGQRAVSNKVWQSLGFFVVMPAVGFGLVKAFMQIKEQKESQAKPVVMDYYRRHREKGTVPAKSHRKNEIKTIEDNAEIGAFFYW; from the exons ATGTTATCGTTAATTAATGGAATTTATAGTAAAATTAGGTCCGATGCAGCTGGAAACAATTCCGTGAAATTTGTATTACCAGGCCAACGTGCAG TTAGCAACAAAGTATGGCAGAGTCTTGGCTTCTTTGTAGTCATGCCAGCTGTCGGCTTTGGCCTAGTTAAAGCTTTTATGCAGATAAAGGAGCAGAAAGAGTCCCAGGCGAAACCAGTAGTAATGGATTATTATAGACGTCATCGGGAGAAGGGTACAGTGCCGGCAAAGTCGCAtagaaaaaatgaaattaaaacaattgagGATAATGCAGAAATTGGTGCATTCTTTTATTGGTAG